From Streptomyces sp. HUAS MG91, the proteins below share one genomic window:
- a CDS encoding ATP-dependent DNA helicase — translation MTTRLTDPEQLKELLGIPFTPEQMACITAPPAPQVIVAGAGSGKTTVMAARVVWLVGAGQVAPEQVLGLTFTNKAAGELAERVRKALIRAGVTDPDAIDPDNPPGEPVISTYHAFAGRLLTDHGLRIGLEPTTRLLADATRFQLAARVLREAPGPYPALTRSFADLVSDLLTLDGELAEHLVQPGRLRAHDQELLHTLEAVKLSNADLRKVPEAAAARLELAELVGHYRAAKRTRDVLDFGDQIALSATLADTRPEVGEILRDEFRVVLLDEYQDTSVAQRILLAGLFGGGTGHAVTAVGDPCQAIYGWRGASVANLDDFPEHFSHADGGPATRFALSENRRSGGRLLDLANGLAEPLRAMHAGVEALRPAPGAERDGLVRCALLRTHGEEIDWLADSLAHLVATGTAPGEIAVLCRTATDFAEIQGALVARDIPVEVVGLSGLLHLPEIADLVSVCDVLQDPGANAALVRVLTGPRWRIGPRDLALLGRRARLLVSHTRGSAGDDTDDADRRLAEAVEGVDPSEVISLADALDTFLETSVEADGDDDGLPFSPDARVRFARLAAELRDLRRSLSDPLMDVLHRVLAVTGLEVELSASPHALAARRRETLSNFLDIAASFAANDSSATLLAFLAFLRTAAQYEKGLDNALPGGENTVKVLTAHKSKGLEWDVVAVPGLVTGTFPSTQGREKWTAQGKVLPHALRGDAATLPDIEAWDSRSMKAFQADMKDHQHTEELRLGYVTFTRPRSLLLGSGHWWGPSQKKKRGPSDFLQALYDHCATGHGDIEVWADEPGDDEENPALQEASAEQAWPLPLDEASLARRRAAADTVLAHLERAAGPAQARAHTRTHPAAHDEPPFEDPDWPPPPDDDAFGEDEPPVPDEEFPDDWENLPTERPKVPHPAPEAQDPETAHHARVPQPHTPAVPHPAHAPEYELTPEEARTIDSWDRDLDALAGELMRARAAVREVPLPQSLTAYQLMRIAADPDGFAQELVRPMPAPPQPAARRGTRFHAWVESRFEELRLPMIDPDELPGSDAEIADERDLEALKEAFERTPYAHRTPHRVELPFQLAIAGRVVRGRIDAVYKEGDGEETTYEIVDWKTGHQQNADPLQLAIYRLAWAERQGVPPESVDAAFLYVRTGETVRPRSLPGRAELERLLTRDPLVVEEPPDEHPSAGD, via the coding sequence GTGACCACACGCCTCACCGACCCCGAACAGCTCAAGGAGCTGCTGGGCATCCCGTTCACCCCGGAGCAGATGGCCTGCATCACGGCGCCGCCCGCCCCGCAGGTGATCGTGGCCGGAGCCGGTTCCGGCAAGACGACGGTGATGGCCGCGCGCGTGGTCTGGCTGGTGGGCGCCGGACAGGTCGCGCCCGAGCAGGTGCTCGGCCTCACCTTCACCAACAAGGCGGCGGGCGAGCTGGCCGAGCGCGTCCGCAAGGCCCTGATCAGGGCGGGCGTCACCGACCCCGACGCCATCGACCCGGACAACCCACCGGGCGAGCCGGTGATCTCCACGTACCACGCCTTCGCCGGCCGCCTCCTGACCGACCACGGCCTGCGCATCGGGCTCGAACCGACGACGCGGCTCCTTGCCGACGCCACCCGCTTCCAGCTCGCCGCGCGCGTGCTGCGCGAGGCCCCGGGCCCGTACCCGGCGCTCACCCGCTCCTTCGCCGATCTGGTCAGCGATCTCCTGACCCTCGACGGAGAGCTGGCGGAACACCTCGTACAGCCGGGCAGGCTGCGCGCCCACGACCAAGAGCTGCTGCACACCCTGGAAGCCGTCAAGCTCAGCAACGCCGATCTGCGCAAGGTGCCCGAGGCCGCCGCCGCCCGGCTGGAGCTGGCCGAGCTGGTGGGGCACTACCGAGCCGCCAAGCGCACCCGGGACGTCCTCGACTTCGGCGACCAGATCGCCCTGTCCGCCACCCTCGCCGACACCCGGCCCGAGGTCGGCGAGATCCTGCGCGACGAGTTCCGGGTCGTGCTGCTCGACGAGTACCAGGACACCTCTGTCGCCCAGCGGATCCTGCTGGCGGGCCTGTTCGGCGGCGGCACCGGGCACGCCGTCACCGCCGTGGGCGACCCCTGCCAGGCGATCTACGGATGGCGCGGCGCCTCCGTCGCCAACCTCGACGACTTCCCCGAGCACTTCTCCCACGCCGACGGTGGGCCCGCCACCCGCTTCGCGCTCAGCGAGAACCGCCGTAGCGGCGGCCGGCTGCTCGACCTCGCCAATGGCCTCGCCGAGCCGCTGCGCGCGATGCACGCGGGCGTGGAGGCCCTGCGCCCCGCACCCGGGGCCGAGCGCGACGGCCTGGTGCGCTGCGCCCTGCTGCGCACCCACGGCGAGGAGATCGACTGGCTCGCCGACTCCCTCGCCCACCTGGTCGCCACCGGGACGGCACCCGGCGAGATCGCCGTCCTGTGCCGCACCGCGACCGACTTCGCCGAGATCCAGGGCGCGCTCGTCGCCCGCGACATCCCCGTCGAGGTGGTCGGCCTATCCGGCCTGTTGCACCTCCCGGAGATCGCCGACCTGGTCTCCGTGTGCGACGTGCTCCAGGACCCCGGCGCGAACGCCGCACTGGTGCGTGTCCTGACCGGCCCGCGCTGGCGCATCGGCCCGCGCGACCTGGCGCTCCTCGGACGCCGGGCGCGCCTGCTGGTGTCCCACACGCGCGGGAGCGCCGGCGATGACACCGACGACGCGGACCGGCGCCTGGCCGAGGCGGTCGAGGGTGTCGACCCGTCCGAGGTGATATCGCTGGCGGACGCGCTCGACACGTTCCTGGAGACCTCCGTGGAGGCCGACGGGGACGACGACGGGCTGCCGTTCTCCCCGGACGCGCGCGTGCGCTTCGCCCGCCTCGCCGCCGAACTGCGCGACCTGCGCCGCTCCTTGTCCGACCCGCTCATGGACGTACTGCACCGGGTCCTGGCGGTCACCGGCCTGGAGGTCGAACTCTCGGCGTCCCCGCACGCCCTGGCGGCCCGCCGTCGCGAGACGCTGTCCAACTTCCTGGACATCGCCGCCTCCTTCGCGGCCAACGACAGCTCGGCGACCCTGCTCGCCTTCCTCGCCTTCCTGCGCACCGCGGCCCAGTACGAGAAGGGCCTGGACAACGCGCTGCCGGGCGGCGAGAACACCGTGAAGGTGCTCACCGCCCACAAGTCCAAGGGCCTCGAATGGGACGTCGTCGCCGTCCCCGGACTCGTGACCGGCACGTTCCCGAGCACCCAGGGCCGCGAGAAGTGGACCGCCCAGGGCAAGGTCCTGCCGCACGCGCTGCGCGGCGACGCCGCCACCCTGCCCGACATCGAGGCGTGGGACTCCAGGAGCATGAAGGCCTTCCAGGCCGACATGAAGGACCACCAGCACACCGAGGAACTGCGGCTGGGCTACGTCACGTTCACCCGCCCGCGCAGCCTGCTGCTCGGCTCAGGGCACTGGTGGGGCCCGTCGCAGAAGAAGAAGCGCGGCCCCTCCGACTTCCTCCAGGCGCTGTACGACCACTGCGCCACCGGCCACGGCGACATCGAGGTCTGGGCGGACGAACCGGGCGACGACGAGGAGAACCCGGCCCTTCAGGAGGCGTCGGCCGAGCAGGCCTGGCCGCTGCCGCTCGACGAGGCGTCCCTCGCCCGGCGGCGCGCGGCGGCCGACACCGTCCTCGCCCATCTGGAGCGCGCGGCGGGCCCCGCGCAGGCACGCGCCCACACCCGGACCCACCCCGCCGCCCACGACGAGCCGCCCTTCGAGGACCCCGACTGGCCGCCCCCGCCGGACGACGACGCCTTCGGCGAGGACGAACCCCCCGTGCCGGACGAGGAGTTCCCGGACGACTGGGAGAACCTGCCCACCGAGCGCCCCAAGGTCCCGCACCCGGCACCTGAAGCCCAGGATCCGGAAACAGCGCACCACGCGCGCGTGCCCCAGCCGCACACCCCGGCGGTCCCGCACCCCGCGCACGCCCCCGAGTACGAGCTCACCCCGGAGGAGGCCCGCACCATCGACTCCTGGGACCGCGACCTGGACGCCCTCGCCGGAGAGCTGATGCGCGCCCGCGCGGCGGTGCGCGAGGTGCCCCTGCCCCAGTCGCTCACCGCCTACCAGCTGATGCGGATCGCCGCCGACCCCGACGGCTTCGCCCAGGAGCTGGTGCGGCCCATGCCCGCCCCGCCCCAGCCGGCGGCCCGCCGGGGCACCCGCTTCCACGCCTGGGTCGAGTCCCGCTTCGAAGAGCTGCGGCTGCCCATGATCGACCCCGACGAGCTGCCCGGGAGCGACGCGGAGATCGCCGACGAGCGCGACCTGGAAGCGCTCAAGGAAGCCTTCGAGCGCACCCCGTACGCCCACCGCACCCCGCACCGGGTGGAGCTCCCCTTCCAGCTGGCCATCGCGGGCCGCGTCGTCCGCGGCCGTATCGACGCCGTCTACAAGGAGGGTGACGGGGAGGAGACGACGTACGAGATCGTCGACTGGAAGACCGGCCACCAGCAGAACGCCGACCCGCTGCAGCTCGCCATCTACCGGCTCGCCTGGGCCGAGCGGCAGGGAGTACCGCCGGAATCGGTGGACGCCGCGTTCCTGTACGTCCGCACCGGGGAGACGGTACGGCCGCGCAGCCTGCCCGGCCGGGCGGAGCTGGAGCGGCTCCTCACCCGGGATCCGCTGGTCGTCGAGGAGCCGCCGGACGAGCACCCCTCCGCGGGGGACTAG
- a CDS encoding lysylphosphatidylglycerol synthase transmembrane domain-containing protein, translated as MIRDQEETTEQNVHPDKAEGTSVAPARPEETADKATETKHEQPLHDPDCVDGDAHAERVDGDEPLLPARVHRPSDLMRLLAGVLAVAVLLAIAAFAHATTTGFAQDINKGTEQAPDLLTKFAGFASSIAILLVPVAFAIERLIKRDGLRIADGVLAAVLAHGVTLATDLWVAKAAPQSIQDALTKVSPSDIHALTDPVHGYLAPVIAYMTAVGMSRRPRWRVVLWVVLLLDAFTMLVTGYTTPFSIILTILIGWTVAYGTLYAVGSPNVRPTGQTLLAGLRHVGFHPVSASREEAHEGTTENGDRGRRYFVTLEDGPPLDVTVVDREQQAQGFFYRVWRRLTLRGITQRRSLQSLRQALEQEALLAYAAISAGANAPKLIATSELGPDAVMLVYEHIGGRSLDAIPDEEITDDLLRDTWHQVQSLQSRRIAHRRLAGDAILVDRSGKVILTDLRGGEIAAGELVLRMDIAQLVTTLGLRVGAERAVASAVGVLGPDPVADCLPLLQPIALTRSTRATLRRLGRERAQREREAVLEASDRAKQARLEASDAEAEIDAKKSVRAEKKSEKAEKKSEKRALDEALDEAREEDLLTQIRHQVLRIRPQAPVEPARLERIRPRTLISFIAGAIGAYFLLSQLTHIDFGAIVSEAEWGWVGLAVVFSALSYVAAAMSLLGFVPERVPFMRTVAAQVAGSFVKIVAPAAVGGVALNTRFLQRAGVRPGLAVASVGASQLFGMCSHILLLLTFGYLTGTEKTPSLSPSRTVIAGLLTVAVLVLVVTSIPFLRKFVVTRVRSLFAGVVPRMLDVLQRPRKLLTGIGGMLLLTACFVMCLDASIRAFGDENTSLSLASVAVVFLAGNALGSAAPTPGGVGAVEATLTVGLIAIGLPKEVAAPAVLLYRLLTLWLPVLPGWLFFNHLTRKGAL; from the coding sequence GTGATACGAGATCAAGAAGAGACGACGGAGCAGAACGTGCACCCCGACAAGGCGGAGGGCACTTCTGTGGCACCGGCGCGCCCTGAGGAAACGGCCGACAAGGCCACCGAGACCAAGCACGAGCAGCCGCTGCACGACCCGGACTGCGTCGACGGGGACGCGCACGCGGAGCGGGTCGACGGCGACGAACCGCTGCTCCCCGCGCGCGTGCACCGCCCGTCCGACCTCATGCGCCTGCTCGCGGGTGTGCTGGCGGTCGCGGTGCTGCTGGCCATCGCCGCGTTCGCGCACGCCACGACGACGGGTTTCGCCCAGGACATCAACAAGGGCACCGAGCAGGCACCCGACCTGCTGACCAAGTTCGCCGGGTTCGCGTCGAGCATCGCCATCCTGCTGGTGCCGGTGGCGTTCGCCATCGAGCGGCTCATCAAACGTGACGGGCTGCGGATCGCCGACGGTGTGCTCGCCGCGGTCCTCGCCCACGGAGTGACGCTCGCCACGGATCTGTGGGTCGCCAAGGCGGCGCCCCAGTCCATCCAGGACGCGCTCACGAAGGTGTCCCCGAGCGACATCCACGCGCTCACGGACCCGGTGCACGGCTATCTGGCACCCGTCATCGCCTATATGACGGCCGTGGGCATGTCCCGAAGACCACGATGGCGTGTCGTGCTGTGGGTGGTCCTGCTGCTCGACGCGTTCACGATGCTGGTCACCGGCTACACCACACCGTTCTCGATCATCCTGACGATCCTCATCGGCTGGACCGTCGCCTACGGCACGCTCTACGCGGTCGGCTCCCCCAATGTGCGGCCCACCGGGCAGACGCTCCTCGCGGGCCTGCGCCACGTCGGCTTCCACCCCGTCAGCGCCTCCCGCGAAGAGGCGCACGAGGGCACCACGGAGAACGGCGACCGGGGCCGGCGCTACTTCGTCACCCTGGAGGACGGCCCACCGCTCGACGTCACCGTGGTCGACCGGGAACAGCAGGCCCAGGGCTTCTTCTACCGCGTGTGGCGGCGGCTGACGCTGCGCGGCATCACCCAGCGCCGCAGCCTGCAGTCGCTGCGCCAGGCGCTGGAGCAGGAGGCGCTGCTCGCCTACGCGGCGATCTCCGCGGGGGCGAACGCCCCGAAGCTGATCGCCACGTCCGAGCTGGGCCCCGACGCCGTGATGCTCGTCTACGAGCACATCGGCGGCCGTTCCCTCGACGCGATCCCGGACGAGGAGATCACCGACGATCTGCTGCGCGACACCTGGCACCAGGTGCAGTCGCTCCAGTCACGGCGGATCGCGCACCGGCGGCTCGCGGGCGACGCGATTCTGGTGGATCGTTCCGGCAAGGTGATCCTCACGGATCTGCGCGGCGGCGAGATCGCGGCCGGTGAACTGGTGCTGCGCATGGACATCGCGCAGCTGGTCACCACGCTGGGCCTGCGGGTGGGTGCCGAGCGGGCGGTCGCCTCCGCGGTGGGCGTCCTCGGTCCCGACCCCGTCGCCGACTGTCTGCCGCTGCTGCAGCCGATCGCCCTCACCCGCTCCACCAGGGCGACGCTGCGCAGGCTGGGACGCGAGCGCGCCCAGCGGGAGCGCGAGGCCGTCCTGGAGGCGTCCGACCGGGCCAAGCAGGCCCGCCTGGAGGCGTCCGACGCCGAGGCCGAGATCGACGCCAAGAAGTCCGTACGGGCCGAGAAGAAGTCCGAGAAGGCCGAGAAGAAGTCCGAGAAGCGGGCCCTCGACGAAGCCCTGGACGAGGCCCGCGAGGAGGATCTGCTCACCCAGATCCGCCATCAGGTGCTCCGCATCAGGCCGCAGGCGCCGGTCGAACCGGCCCGCCTGGAGCGCATCAGGCCGCGCACGCTGATCAGTTTCATCGCCGGTGCGATCGGCGCGTACTTCCTGCTGTCGCAGCTCACTCACATCGACTTCGGTGCCATCGTCAGCGAGGCCGAGTGGGGCTGGGTCGGGCTCGCGGTGGTCTTCTCCGCGCTCAGCTACGTGGCCGCGGCGATGAGCCTGCTGGGCTTCGTCCCGGAACGGGTGCCCTTCATGCGGACCGTCGCCGCGCAGGTCGCCGGGTCGTTCGTGAAGATCGTGGCGCCCGCGGCGGTCGGCGGCGTGGCGCTCAACACGCGCTTCCTCCAGCGGGCCGGAGTACGTCCGGGCCTGGCGGTCGCCAGCGTCGGCGCCTCGCAGCTGTTCGGCATGTGCAGCCACATCCTGCTGCTGCTGACGTTCGGCTACCTCACAGGGACGGAGAAGACGCCCTCCCTGTCGCCCTCGCGGACCGTCATCGCCGGCCTGCTGACGGTCGCCGTGCTCGTCCTGGTGGTGACGTCGATCCCCTTCCTGCGGAAATTCGTCGTCACGCGCGTGAGGTCGCTGTTCGCCGGTGTCGTGCCGCGCATGCTCGACGTGCTCCAGCGGCCGCGGAAGCTGCTCACCGGCATCGGCGGCATGCTGCTGCTGACGGCCTGCTTCGTGATGTGCCTGGACGCCTCGATCCGGGCCTTCGGCGACGAGAACACGAGCCTGAGCCTGGCCAGCGTGGCGGTCGTCTTCCTGGCCGGCAACGCGCTCGGTTCGGCCGCGCCGACCCCGGGCGGCGTGGGCGCCGTCGAGGCGACGCTGACGGTCGGTCTGATCGCGATCGGCCTCCCGAAGGAGGTCGCCGCCCCCGCGGTGCTCCTGTACCGGCTGCTCACCCTGTGGCTGCCGGTCCTGCCCGGGTGGCTGTTCTTCAACCACCTGACCCGCAAGGGCGCTCTGTAG
- a CDS encoding ATP-dependent DNA helicase: MSSSSSTRYLSQHQARQGMPGAYRLVRTPPAPVDPPRLDARQRAVVDHAHGPLLVLAGPGTGKTTTLVEAVAARIAQGVEPARILVLTFSRKAAVELRDRMGLRIGAARAPQATTFHSFCYALVRAHQDADLFAEPLRLLSGPEQDVTVRELLAGQIDLERAGLGHVRWPDELRACLTTRGFADEVRAVLARSRELGLGPAALDSFARRIGRPDWGAAATFLAEYLDVLDMQGVLDYAELVQRAVLLAHRTEVAEQLAAQYDAVFVDEYQDTDPAQVRLLHALAGSGRTLVAFGDPDQSIYAFRGADVNGILDFPHAFPRSTGVPAPVEVLTTSRRSGARLLDATRRVTQRMPLTRLPAEKVRAHRELSPVRDGGRAEVYTYPTSGAELDNIADILRRAHLEDGVPWSDMAVLVRAGARGIPSMRRALTAAGVPVDIDGDDLPLRHEPAVMPLLTALKAVAQGPAETAPDADPDSEADPDSESGTDSEGETDTEASCWLDTETALTLLGSPLAGMDAADLRRLGRALREEERAGGNPLPPPSDDLLARALAEPERLAAQDPAYARGAQRLGALLARARAKLADGGTAEEALWELWNGTPWPQRLERAARRGGAAGRNADRDLDAVCALFAVASRAEERTGGRGARNFLEEIEAQDIAADTLAGRAVRPDAVRLMTAHRSKGLEWRLVVVAGVQEGLWPDLRRRGSLLEADRIGRDGLAEPLTPGALLAEERRLFYVAATRARERLVVTAVKAPADDGDQPSRFLTELGVEPKDVAGRPRRPLSVAALVAELRATTVDPRVSDALREAAARRLARLAALSDDDGRPLVPSAHPYRWWGMDEPTESKVPLRDRDKPVVLSGSALDQLANTCALQWFLGREVKADAPATAAQGFGNVVHVLADEVASGRTPADLAVLMERLDSVWDALAFDAPWKSAQEKEHARVALERFLQWHVMDRGGRTPVASEHDFDVTLEAGSYEVRIRGSMDRVERDAEGRAYVVDFKTGKQAPSAADVARHPQLAVYQLAVTEGAVDEPFDGARPHPGGAELVQLRQGAAKKDGGETLPKVQAQEPLDGEWVGDLLATAAGKVLDERFAPTTGQYCTHCAFRASCSARPEGKHVVE, encoded by the coding sequence GTGAGCTCCTCTTCGTCCACCCGCTACCTGTCGCAGCACCAGGCTCGACAGGGGATGCCCGGCGCGTACCGACTGGTGCGTACCCCGCCGGCACCCGTGGACCCCCCTCGTCTGGACGCACGTCAGCGTGCGGTGGTTGACCACGCACACGGCCCCCTGCTGGTGCTGGCCGGGCCGGGCACCGGCAAGACCACCACGCTCGTGGAGGCGGTCGCGGCCCGCATCGCCCAGGGCGTCGAACCCGCGCGCATCCTGGTGCTCACGTTCAGCCGCAAGGCCGCCGTCGAACTGCGCGACCGCATGGGCCTGCGCATCGGAGCGGCGCGCGCCCCGCAGGCGACGACGTTCCACTCGTTCTGCTACGCCCTCGTCCGCGCCCACCAGGACGCCGACCTCTTCGCCGAGCCGCTGCGCCTGCTGTCCGGCCCCGAGCAGGACGTCACCGTACGAGAGCTGCTCGCGGGCCAGATCGACCTGGAGCGGGCCGGGCTCGGCCACGTGCGCTGGCCCGACGAACTGCGCGCCTGCCTCACCACGCGCGGCTTCGCGGACGAGGTGCGCGCGGTGCTCGCCCGCAGCCGCGAGCTGGGCCTCGGGCCCGCGGCCCTGGACTCCTTCGCCCGGCGCATCGGCCGCCCGGACTGGGGCGCGGCCGCCACCTTCCTGGCCGAATACCTGGACGTCCTCGACATGCAGGGCGTGCTCGACTACGCGGAACTGGTGCAGCGCGCGGTCCTGCTCGCCCACCGCACCGAGGTCGCCGAGCAGCTGGCCGCCCAGTACGACGCCGTGTTCGTCGACGAGTACCAGGACACCGATCCGGCCCAGGTACGGCTGCTGCACGCCCTCGCCGGGAGCGGCCGCACCCTGGTCGCGTTCGGCGACCCGGACCAGTCGATCTACGCGTTCCGCGGCGCGGACGTCAACGGCATCCTGGACTTCCCGCACGCCTTCCCGCGCTCGACGGGCGTGCCCGCGCCGGTCGAGGTGCTGACCACGTCCCGCCGCTCGGGCGCCCGCCTCCTGGACGCCACTCGGCGCGTCACCCAGCGGATGCCGCTGACCCGGCTGCCCGCGGAGAAGGTGCGCGCCCACCGTGAGCTCAGCCCCGTGCGCGACGGCGGCCGGGCCGAGGTCTACACGTACCCGACGTCCGGCGCGGAGCTCGACAACATCGCGGACATCCTGCGCCGCGCGCACCTGGAGGACGGCGTCCCGTGGAGCGACATGGCCGTACTGGTGCGCGCGGGCGCGCGGGGCATCCCGTCCATGCGGCGCGCTCTCACCGCGGCCGGCGTTCCGGTGGACATAGACGGCGACGATCTGCCGCTGCGCCACGAGCCGGCGGTCATGCCGCTGCTCACCGCGCTGAAGGCGGTCGCGCAGGGCCCGGCGGAGACCGCACCGGACGCGGACCCGGATTCCGAGGCCGACCCGGATTCCGAGTCCGGCACGGATTCTGAAGGCGAGACGGATACCGAAGCGTCCTGCTGGCTGGACACCGAGACGGCTCTCACGCTGCTCGGCTCGCCGCTCGCCGGTATGGACGCCGCCGATCTGCGCCGCCTCGGGCGCGCCCTGCGCGAGGAGGAGCGCGCCGGGGGCAACCCTCTGCCGCCGCCCTCCGACGACCTGCTCGCGCGTGCTCTCGCCGAGCCCGAGCGGCTCGCCGCGCAGGATCCGGCGTACGCGCGCGGTGCGCAGCGCCTGGGCGCACTGCTCGCGCGGGCCCGCGCGAAGCTCGCCGACGGAGGCACCGCGGAGGAGGCCCTCTGGGAGCTGTGGAACGGCACGCCCTGGCCGCAGCGGCTGGAGCGAGCCGCGCGGCGCGGCGGCGCCGCGGGCCGCAACGCCGACCGCGACCTGGACGCCGTGTGCGCGCTGTTCGCCGTCGCCTCGCGCGCGGAGGAGCGCACCGGCGGCCGCGGCGCGCGCAACTTCCTGGAGGAGATCGAGGCCCAGGACATCGCCGCCGACACCCTCGCCGGACGCGCCGTACGGCCCGACGCCGTCCGCCTGATGACCGCGCACCGCTCCAAGGGCCTGGAGTGGCGGCTCGTCGTCGTGGCGGGCGTCCAGGAAGGCCTGTGGCCCGACCTGCGGCGCCGCGGCTCCCTCCTGGAGGCCGACCGCATCGGGCGCGACGGACTCGCCGAACCGCTCACCCCCGGCGCGCTGCTCGCCGAGGAGCGCCGCCTGTTCTACGTGGCCGCTACGCGCGCGCGGGAGCGCCTGGTCGTCACCGCGGTGAAGGCGCCCGCCGACGACGGGGACCAGCCCTCCCGGTTCCTGACCGAGCTCGGCGTCGAGCCCAAGGACGTCGCGGGCCGCCCGCGCCGCCCCCTGTCCGTCGCCGCGCTCGTCGCCGAGCTGCGCGCCACGACCGTCGACCCGCGCGTGTCCGACGCCCTGCGCGAGGCCGCCGCCCGCCGCCTGGCCCGGCTCGCCGCGCTCAGCGACGACGACGGCAGACCCCTGGTGCCGTCCGCCCACCCGTACCGCTGGTGGGGCATGGACGAGCCGACCGAGAGCAAGGTCCCGCTGCGCGACCGCGACAAGCCCGTCGTGCTCTCCGGCAGCGCCCTCGACCAGCTCGCCAACACCTGCGCCCTGCAGTGGTTCCTGGGCCGCGAGGTCAAGGCGGACGCCCCCGCCACCGCGGCCCAGGGCTTCGGCAACGTCGTGCACGTCCTGGCCGACGAGGTCGCCTCCGGGCGCACCCCCGCCGACCTGGCCGTCCTCATGGAACGCCTCGACTCGGTGTGGGACGCCCTCGCCTTCGACGCGCCCTGGAAGTCGGCCCAGGAGAAGGAGCACGCGCGCGTGGCGCTGGAGCGCTTCCTCCAGTGGCACGTCATGGACCGCGGTGGGCGCACCCCCGTCGCCAGTGAGCACGACTTCGACGTGACGCTGGAAGCGGGCTCCTACGAAGTGCGCATCCGCGGCTCCATGGACCGCGTCGAGCGGGACGCCGAAGGCCGCGCCTACGTGGTCGACTTCAAGACCGGGAAACAGGCGCCCAGCGCCGCCGACGTCGCACGCCACCCACAGCTCGCCGTCTACCAGCTCGCCGTCACCGAGGGCGCCGTCGACGAGCCCTTCGACGGCGCGCGCCCGCACCCCGGCGGCGCCGAACTGGTGCAGCTGCGGCAGGGCGCCGCCAAGAAGGACGGCGGGGAGACGCTTCCCAAGGTGCAGGCGCAGGAGCCGCTGGACGGGGAGTGGGTCGGCGACCTCCTCGCCACCGCGGCGGGCAAGGTCCTCGACGAGCGGTTCGCGCCGACCACCGGCCAGTACTGCACGCACTGCGCCTTCCGCGCCTCGTGCAGCGCGCGACCCGAGGGCAAGCACGTCGTGGAGTGA
- a CDS encoding MGMT family protein — translation MSEESEPAGELPEYAERVLEVAELIPPGRVMTYGDVAEWLEEGGPRQVGRVMALYGGAVPWWRVVRADGAMLPGHELRALDHYREESTPLREASRAVQGHLPRLDMKRARWDGQTRTEAHN, via the coding sequence ATGAGCGAGGAGAGCGAGCCGGCAGGAGAACTTCCCGAGTACGCGGAGCGGGTGCTCGAGGTGGCGGAGCTGATTCCGCCCGGGCGCGTCATGACGTACGGGGACGTCGCCGAGTGGCTGGAGGAGGGCGGGCCGCGCCAGGTCGGGCGCGTGATGGCCCTCTACGGCGGAGCGGTGCCGTGGTGGCGCGTGGTGCGCGCCGACGGAGCGATGCTGCCCGGCCACGAGCTGCGGGCGCTCGACCACTACCGGGAGGAGAGCACCCCGCTGCGTGAGGCGTCCCGTGCCGTCCAGGGCCACCTGCCGCGCCTCGACATGAAGCGGGCTCGATGGGACGGGCAGACCCGTACGGAAGCTCACAATTGA